In Candidatus Thorarchaeota archaeon, a single window of DNA contains:
- a CDS encoding PAS domain S-box protein, with translation MEGMLLGRKILYIGENHTVRSTVDNRLRKSPVDFEIVQSSTIENLDSLLEDEEFVGVITDVPVSNTSLVESICELCNECEVCAILIVVAEDNVEENELIPVTQGNSIFIVTDQAKFLKAAIKATDIIIGEVMREESLALPTGWPRQHFRSIFENARVGIDLVGLDDRIIDANPEFQKMVGYSEKELKDMTITEITHPEDLEKDYELLNKMLSEDENRYQMEKRYITKSGDLVWANITVTVVRDDNGNPLWTIGIAQDITKQKKAQQELERAFKAMDSSIDGIAILNENREYTYLNDAHADIYGYSRAEDLLGLSWKVLYDPEERDRFQQEIMPYLDENGHWKGVAVGRKKNGEKFPQEVSLTLLEDGGLICVVRDISKRKEVEERLRKQREELSEFAHAMSHDLSNRLHQVSGYLDLYHQDHDEEMYRRAQRIISQMGDLLKYSVDLADAGQVVQKQSDVDLGEVLMEVANTVLPRSIDYSQEELPTVEADRTKWFQVFQNIFDNAVTHGNPENIRVSKERKDDGIHLQIMNDGEPIPLEHKGSLFKRGFTTSPTNTGFGLTIAKKIIEAHGWEISLKSINPPIFDIFIPKRFIC, from the coding sequence ATGGAGGGTATGCTACTGGGCAGGAAGATTTTGTACATAGGAGAGAATCATACAGTCCGTTCAACAGTTGATAATAGACTCAGGAAGTCGCCAGTAGATTTTGAAATTGTCCAGTCATCCACGATTGAGAACTTGGATTCGCTCCTAGAAGATGAAGAGTTTGTAGGCGTCATAACAGATGTTCCAGTATCCAACACATCTCTTGTGGAAAGCATCTGCGAACTATGCAACGAATGTGAAGTTTGCGCCATTTTGATTGTCGTTGCTGAAGACAATGTTGAGGAGAATGAGCTGATTCCTGTTACTCAAGGCAATAGTATATTCATCGTAACCGACCAAGCAAAATTCCTCAAGGCCGCAATCAAAGCAACTGACATAATCATCGGTGAAGTCATGCGGGAAGAATCCCTTGCACTACCTACGGGATGGCCAAGACAGCATTTCAGAAGTATCTTTGAAAATGCCCGTGTTGGCATTGACTTGGTAGGCCTAGATGATAGAATCATCGATGCAAACCCTGAATTCCAAAAAATGGTCGGGTATTCTGAAAAAGAGCTCAAAGATATGACAATTACAGAGATCACTCATCCAGAAGATCTTGAGAAAGACTATGAACTCCTCAACAAGATGCTGTCCGAGGACGAAAATCGCTATCAGATGGAGAAACGGTACATCACCAAAAGCGGAGACTTAGTATGGGCTAACATAACTGTAACCGTAGTTCGAGATGACAATGGCAATCCGCTCTGGACAATTGGGATAGCACAAGATATCACGAAACAGAAGAAGGCCCAACAAGAGCTGGAACGAGCTTTCAAGGCAATGGATAGTTCAATAGACGGCATTGCTATTCTCAACGAGAACCGGGAATATACCTACCTCAATGATGCTCATGCTGATATCTACGGGTATTCAAGGGCTGAAGACCTCCTGGGACTATCGTGGAAAGTCCTATATGATCCCGAGGAGCGAGATAGATTCCAACAAGAAATAATGCCCTATCTCGACGAAAACGGGCATTGGAAGGGCGTAGCAGTGGGCAGAAAGAAAAATGGTGAAAAGTTCCCACAAGAAGTATCGCTTACTCTTCTTGAAGACGGTGGGCTCATCTGCGTTGTAAGGGACATAAGCAAAAGGAAAGAAGTAGAAGAAAGGCTTAGGAAACAGAGAGAGGAGCTAAGTGAGTTTGCCCACGCAATGAGCCATGACCTGTCAAATCGGCTTCACCAAGTTAGTGGATACTTAGATTTGTATCATCAGGATCATGACGAAGAGATGTATCGAAGAGCCCAACGCATAATATCTCAAATGGGAGATCTGCTCAAATATAGTGTGGATCTTGCTGATGCTGGACAAGTCGTTCAAAAGCAGTCTGATGTAGACCTTGGTGAGGTTCTGATGGAGGTAGCAAACACAGTACTACCAAGAAGCATCGACTATTCGCAGGAGGAACTACCAACCGTGGAGGCTGATAGGACAAAGTGGTTTCAAGTATTTCAAAATATTTTCGATAATGCCGTAACGCATGGCAACCCCGAGAACATCCGAGTCAGTAAAGAAAGGAAAGATGATGGAATCCATTTGCAAATAATGAACGATGGAGAGCCTATTCCTTTGGAACATAAGGGGAGCCTGTTCAAACGAGGTTTCACCACAAGTCCTACGAATACTGGATTCGGACTTACGATAGCAAAGAAGATAATTGAGGCTCACGGTTGGGAGATTTCGCTCAAATCCATTAATCCTCCGATATTCGATATTTTCATACCAAAGAGATTCATTTGCTAG
- a CDS encoding GNAT family N-acetyltransferase — MHNYAEIQIRRAELSEVDAIKDILREAYKPIRKELSRVPGALKEGMDKIARHIQMGNQYVALVGNEIAGTMRVGMRGQVGVVSRMAVREKFRNRRIGTIMVEYADSLLDRQNAKCVEIEVYGSIDYQADFYDRMGFSEVERKERAGEEIIVMRKDLCKDEEIPEEDEFLI, encoded by the coding sequence ATGCATAATTATGCTGAAATCCAAATCAGGCGAGCCGAACTGTCGGAAGTAGATGCCATCAAAGACATTCTTCGAGAAGCATACAAGCCTATCAGAAAGGAGCTTTCACGAGTGCCCGGTGCATTGAAAGAAGGTATGGACAAAATCGCTAGACACATTCAGATGGGCAACCAGTATGTAGCACTCGTTGGTAACGAAATAGCCGGTACAATGAGAGTTGGTATGCGCGGCCAAGTTGGTGTTGTTAGCCGTATGGCTGTACGAGAGAAATTCAGGAACAGACGAATCGGTACAATTATGGTGGAGTACGCAGATAGCTTGTTGGACCGCCAGAATGCAAAATGCGTAGAAATTGAAGTCTACGGAAGCATTGATTACCAAGCTGATTTCTACGATCGTATGGGTTTTAGTGAAGTAGAACGCAAGGAACGGGCAGGAGAAGAAATCATCGTCATGAGGAAGGACTTGTGCAAGGACGAGGAAATTCCCGAAGAGGATGAATTCCTAATCTAG
- a CDS encoding TIGR04084 family radical SAM/SPASM domain-containing protein → MNYHIVLTRRCNLNCVYCHGGEQTENTEIQYSLDELADFLEKERTSTTLMLYGGEPTLRIGTMIEIMDRFHDARFMLQTNALRLKKIPAEYVKRIHSILVSIDGRKRVTDGYRSSGVYDKVLENVRWLRDIDYPGDVVARMAVSQRSDIHKDVNHLLTLEDPSFDHVHWQLNVVWDAEGNWQDFDSWVAQSYNPGITRLVEGWIEDMESGQVKGIVPFMPLMYTLLTGEPSRLRCGSGRDTFAIHVDGRIGICPISPDWDFSIVGDIYNTEPEELRDIMTVDEPCPSCEVYHVCGGRCLFANKQRLWGQEGFNKICTTVRHLIRELERYVPDVKRLVEQGIINVCDFSYPQYNNGCEIIP, encoded by the coding sequence ATGAATTACCATATCGTGCTTACCCGACGATGTAACCTCAATTGTGTCTATTGCCATGGCGGAGAGCAAACTGAGAATACAGAGATTCAGTATTCGCTCGACGAATTGGCTGATTTCTTAGAAAAAGAGCGAACATCAACTACTCTAATGCTGTATGGCGGTGAGCCAACTCTCCGCATTGGAACAATGATAGAAATAATGGATAGATTTCATGACGCCCGGTTCATGCTGCAGACCAATGCCCTCCGCCTCAAGAAAATCCCAGCTGAATACGTGAAGCGAATCCATTCAATTCTTGTCTCGATTGACGGACGAAAGCGCGTGACTGATGGCTACAGATCGAGCGGTGTGTACGACAAGGTCCTTGAAAATGTCAGATGGCTCCGTGATATCGATTATCCTGGAGATGTGGTAGCGAGAATGGCGGTATCGCAGCGAAGTGATATCCACAAAGATGTCAACCACTTGCTTACGCTTGAAGACCCGTCTTTTGATCATGTGCACTGGCAATTGAATGTTGTTTGGGATGCTGAGGGGAACTGGCAAGACTTCGATAGTTGGGTTGCCCAATCATACAATCCTGGTATAACCCGTCTCGTAGAAGGATGGATTGAAGACATGGAATCTGGCCAAGTGAAAGGTATAGTACCGTTCATGCCGCTTATGTATACCCTTTTAACTGGAGAACCTTCCCGGCTCCGTTGCGGTTCAGGACGGGATACTTTCGCCATACATGTCGATGGAAGAATAGGCATTTGCCCGATATCACCAGATTGGGATTTCTCGATTGTTGGAGATATCTACAATACCGAGCCTGAAGAGTTGCGAGACATTATGACGGTGGATGAGCCCTGTCCATCGTGTGAAGTCTATCATGTATGTGGTGGAAGATGTCTATTCGCCAATAAACAACGACTCTGGGGACAAGAAGGTTTCAACAAGATTTGTACGACAGTCAGGCATCTCATCAGAGAACTCGAACGTTATGTCCCTGATGTCAAACGCTTGGTTGAACAGGGCATTATCAATGTGTGTGATTTCAGTTATCCACAATACAATAATGGCTGCGAAATCATTCCATAA